A single region of the Selenomonas sp. oral taxon 920 genome encodes:
- a CDS encoding aminotransferase class I/II-fold pyridoxal phosphate-dependent enzyme — protein sequence MPYLLQTSAPIQEALERMKRARLVPFDVPGHKRGRGNPELAAFLGSPCLDVDVNSMKMLDNLCHPVSVIRDAEILAAEAFRAAHAFFMVSGTTGSVQAMVLSAVGRGDKIIMPRNVHRSAINALILCGAIPIYVNPGIDDILGIALGMRVEDVAAAIARHPDAKAVFVNNPTYYGICSDLRAITELAHVHSMKVLVDEAHGTHLYFSDRLPIAAMDAGADMAAISMHKSGGSLTQSSLLLCSDTMPLGYVHQIINITQTTSASYLLLASLDISRRNLALRGREVIDKIIDLVAYARDEINTIGDYYAYGRELIDGAAVFDFDTTKLSIFTRPTGLAGIEVYDILRDDYDIQTEFGDIANLLAYVSVGDRPKDIERLVAALAEIRRNYRKDPSKTLKMEYIDPVVVCGPQDAFYAEKESLPIAKSCGRICSEFVMCYPPGIPILAPGEQITEEILTYIRYAKKKGCQITGPEDMSIQYLNVMTER from the coding sequence ATGCCGTACCTCTTGCAGACGAGTGCGCCCATCCAGGAGGCTCTTGAGCGGATGAAGCGCGCTCGTCTTGTTCCCTTTGATGTACCGGGACATAAGCGCGGGCGCGGGAACCCAGAGCTTGCAGCATTCCTCGGTTCCCCCTGTCTCGATGTCGACGTGAACTCCATGAAGATGCTCGACAATCTCTGTCATCCAGTCTCAGTGATTCGGGATGCGGAGATTTTGGCAGCAGAGGCGTTTCGCGCTGCGCACGCATTCTTTATGGTGAGCGGTACAACCGGCTCGGTACAGGCGATGGTGCTCTCGGCGGTGGGGCGCGGTGATAAGATCATCATGCCGCGCAATGTCCATCGGAGCGCAATCAACGCCCTCATTCTCTGCGGTGCGATTCCGATCTATGTGAATCCCGGGATCGACGATATCCTCGGCATTGCACTCGGAATGCGAGTGGAGGATGTCGCCGCAGCAATTGCGCGTCATCCGGATGCAAAGGCGGTCTTTGTCAACAATCCGACGTATTATGGAATCTGCTCCGATCTTCGTGCGATTACAGAACTCGCACACGTGCATAGCATGAAAGTGCTTGTGGACGAGGCACACGGAACACATCTGTATTTCAGTGACCGTCTGCCCATTGCGGCGATGGATGCGGGCGCAGACATGGCGGCAATCAGTATGCATAAATCCGGCGGCTCGCTGACGCAGAGTTCCCTTTTGCTATGCTCAGACACTATGCCTCTCGGCTATGTGCACCAGATCATCAATATTACACAAACAACAAGTGCGTCTTATCTGCTCCTTGCAAGCCTCGACATCAGTCGACGGAATCTTGCCCTGCGTGGGCGGGAGGTCATCGACAAAATTATCGACCTTGTTGCCTATGCGCGCGACGAAATCAATACGATTGGCGACTACTATGCCTATGGGCGTGAGCTGATCGACGGTGCCGCAGTTTTTGACTTCGACACGACAAAGCTGTCCATTTTCACGCGTCCGACAGGTCTTGCCGGCATTGAGGTCTACGACATCCTGCGCGATGACTATGATATCCAGACGGAGTTTGGAGATATTGCGAACCTGCTCGCCTATGTGTCGGTCGGGGATCGTCCGAAGGACATCGAACGCCTTGTCGCGGCACTCGCGGAGATTCGGCGCAACTACCGCAAGGATCCATCCAAGACGTTAAAGATGGAGTACATCGACCCCGTCGTCGTCTGTGGGCCACAGGATGCGTTCTATGCAGAGAAAGAGTCCCTTCCGATTGCAAAGTCCTGCGGACGCATATGCAGTGAATTTGTCATGTGCTACCCGCCCGGCATTCCCATTCTTGCGCCGGGAGAACAGATCACGGAGGAGATTCTGACCTACATTCGCTATGCAAAGAAAAAGGGCTGCCAGATCACGGGTCCAGAAGATATGAGCATACAGTATCTCAATGTGATGACGGAGAGATAG
- the mnmA gene encoding tRNA 2-thiouridine(34) synthase MnmA, with amino-acid sequence MKQERVVVAMSGGVDSSLAAALLMEQGYEVVGVTMRLSNENRDASPDDRSCCSLSSVDDARRVADVLGIPHYVMDFTAMFEHTVIDYFFDEYLRGRTPNPCIVCNRYIKFEGLLNKAEELGASSIATGHYARIDCCRDGIYRLRKGQDAEKDQSYVLYHLNQKTLRHVLLPLGSFSKGETRRMAEAYHLPVAHKAESQEICFVPHDDYKAYLRDKRPLSVCSGEIVDLAGNVLGRHDGIAFYTIGQRKGLGIAAPQPLYVTALDAKENRVIVGTADDVYAQELTASDLNWTMWNVLQKARTVQAKIRYGKREAEAVITPCGTECVQVHFSEPQRAVTKGQSVVFYENDIVLGGGVIDEVTA; translated from the coding sequence ATGAAACAGGAGCGTGTTGTGGTCGCAATGAGCGGCGGGGTCGACAGTTCGTTGGCTGCGGCGCTGCTCATGGAGCAGGGATACGAAGTCGTAGGCGTTACCATGCGTCTTTCGAATGAGAATCGCGATGCATCTCCGGACGACCGCAGCTGCTGTTCTCTGAGCAGTGTTGATGATGCACGTCGCGTGGCGGATGTACTCGGGATCCCACATTATGTTATGGATTTTACGGCAATGTTTGAGCATACGGTCATCGATTATTTTTTTGACGAGTATCTGCGCGGACGAACGCCGAATCCGTGTATTGTCTGCAACCGCTATATTAAATTCGAGGGACTTCTCAATAAAGCCGAGGAACTCGGTGCATCCAGCATTGCAACGGGGCATTATGCGCGAATTGACTGCTGCAGAGATGGAATATACCGTCTGCGCAAAGGACAGGATGCTGAGAAGGATCAGTCCTATGTGCTCTATCATCTCAATCAGAAAACATTGAGACACGTCCTGCTTCCCCTTGGCAGTTTCAGTAAGGGCGAAACGCGTCGCATGGCGGAGGCATATCATCTGCCTGTGGCGCATAAGGCGGAGAGTCAGGAAATCTGCTTTGTGCCGCACGACGACTACAAGGCATATCTGCGTGACAAACGTCCGCTTTCTGTGTGCAGCGGTGAGATCGTGGATCTGGCAGGAAATGTACTCGGCAGGCATGATGGTATTGCCTTTTACACCATCGGTCAGCGCAAGGGGCTCGGCATTGCCGCGCCGCAGCCGCTGTATGTCACAGCTCTGGACGCAAAGGAGAACCGTGTCATTGTCGGGACAGCAGACGATGTTTACGCACAGGAACTTACAGCATCGGATCTGAACTGGACGATGTGGAACGTACTCCAAAAAGCACGTACGGTACAGGCGAAGATCCGTTATGGGAAACGGGAAGCTGAAGCTGTAATTACCCCATGTGGTACAGAGTGTGTACAGGTACACTTTTCAGAACCACAGCGTGCTGTAACTAAGGGACAGTCTGTTGTATTTTATGAAAATGATATTGTGCTGGGCGGTGGGGTCATCGACGAGGTGACTGCCTGA
- a CDS encoding DUF3783 domain-containing protein encodes MAMKKEERALLYQFPEEQIAAVQNVFRTLGIRLLVLPADAWREKIGFLLGIKGYKKALRQTDEHFSFSHRLLLLEHIQGKRLTKVLEALQDAGVPRISYKSAITPYNTLWTLRYLCEHMAKEHAASAERADREGNE; translated from the coding sequence ATGGCGATGAAAAAAGAAGAGCGTGCACTGCTCTATCAATTTCCCGAAGAGCAGATTGCGGCGGTACAGAATGTATTCCGTACGCTTGGAATTCGTTTGCTGGTGCTTCCGGCAGATGCGTGGCGCGAAAAGATCGGCTTTCTGCTTGGAATCAAGGGATACAAGAAAGCTCTGCGGCAGACGGACGAACATTTCTCCTTTTCGCATCGGCTTTTGCTTCTGGAGCATATTCAGGGCAAACGTTTGACGAAAGTTCTGGAAGCTCTGCAGGACGCAGGAGTTCCCCGTATCTCCTATAAATCTGCAATTACACCGTACAATACGCTCTGGACGCTGCGCTATCTATGCGAGCATATGGCAAAGGAACACGCGGCATCTGCCGAAAGGGCAGATCGGGAGGGAAATGAATGA
- the gatC gene encoding Asp-tRNA(Asn)/Glu-tRNA(Gln) amidotransferase subunit GatC, with amino-acid sequence MKVTEQDLTTTAHLSRLTIPVEEKEEALKTLGDFLTYVDNLSNVDTEHVHPTTYALPIENVFRADEVRPSLSNEAALSNAPLAEDGYFKVPKVLEG; translated from the coding sequence ATGAAGGTAACGGAACAGGATCTCACGACAACGGCGCATCTCTCGCGCCTTACGATTCCTGTAGAGGAAAAAGAAGAAGCACTCAAAACATTGGGGGATTTTCTAACGTATGTGGATAACCTTTCCAATGTCGATACAGAGCATGTGCATCCGACGACGTATGCACTGCCCATCGAGAATGTCTTCCGTGCCGACGAGGTGCGCCCGTCCCTTTCCAATGAGGCGGCACTCTCGAATGCCCCTCTTGCAGAGGACGGCTATTTCAAAGTACCGAAAGTACTCGAAGGGTAA
- the speB gene encoding agmatinase, with protein sequence MWNRNIETFLGCDGTYEDSHIVIFGAPFDSTTSYRPGTRFAARTMRAESYGLETYSPYQDLDLEDAHAFDGGDLELPFGDTKRALDMIHTFTKNILTDGRLPFLIGGEHLVSLPAIKAAAEKHPDLVVIHFDAHTDLRDEYLGNHLSHATVIRRVWDFLGDGRIHQFGIRSGERAEWQWAREGHTNLRPFTFAGLSEAIAEVKDRPVYLTIDLDVLDPSAFPGTGTPEAGGVTFVELMKAALSVIRGCHIVACDMVELSPPLDPSGTSTATALKLLREMILALEADFIRPQTV encoded by the coding sequence ATGTGGAACCGCAACATTGAAACGTTTCTCGGATGTGACGGGACGTATGAGGACAGCCATATCGTGATCTTCGGCGCACCGTTTGACTCGACGACATCCTATCGCCCTGGAACACGCTTTGCTGCGCGTACCATGCGGGCAGAGTCCTACGGACTGGAGACGTACAGCCCCTATCAGGATCTTGATCTTGAGGATGCACACGCATTTGACGGCGGCGATTTGGAGCTCCCATTCGGAGATACAAAGCGTGCGCTGGATATGATCCATACATTTACGAAGAATATTTTGACAGACGGACGGCTGCCATTTCTGATTGGCGGCGAACATCTTGTGAGCCTGCCCGCGATCAAGGCGGCGGCGGAAAAACACCCCGATCTTGTCGTGATTCATTTCGACGCGCATACGGATCTCAGAGACGAATATCTCGGCAATCACCTCTCCCATGCGACGGTTATCCGCCGTGTTTGGGATTTCCTCGGCGACGGACGCATTCATCAGTTCGGCATTCGCAGCGGTGAGCGTGCGGAGTGGCAGTGGGCACGCGAGGGTCATACGAATCTTCGCCCTTTTACATTTGCAGGGCTCTCCGAAGCAATCGCAGAGGTCAAGGATCGTCCCGTATATCTCACCATAGACCTCGATGTGCTCGACCCATCGGCATTTCCGGGGACGGGAACCCCCGAGGCGGGCGGTGTGACCTTTGTCGAACTCATGAAGGCAGCCCTTTCCGTGATTCGCGGATGTCATATCGTTGCCTGTGATATGGTCGAACTCTCGCCGCCGCTCGATCCGAGCGGTACATCGACGGCGACGGCACTCAAGCTCCTGCGGGAGATGATCCTTGCACTTGAGGCAGATTTTATCCGCCCGCAAACAGTATGA
- a CDS encoding NYN domain-containing protein translates to MLDSSNDTVAILYDIENAPIEMLQYTIDKAQRYQPCRIIVVSDWEAHPEQKRWDRLMEYPDFTFRQISRTFFGKNSLDSALYDSAQILYQEGVRKYFIITTDSDFVRIAESLNAEDPSYIIGVGTKQASEDLRNAYNEFFVYPPEPKSNRSGRKTKKTEQNTEVKTVAKKKSSEDKGTKQKPIVEQAAKTAEQKKNTGNSSKKTPIPEKPTEESTKTAAKAKKKQSQKAASPVENTSAPTMAGFLTVRLPKTLRSSLEQKMLEEEVSLDELVTYLLMRGLAAK, encoded by the coding sequence ATGCTCGACTCGAGCAATGATACGGTAGCAATTCTCTATGATATTGAGAACGCACCGATTGAGATGCTTCAATATACAATTGACAAGGCGCAGCGTTATCAGCCCTGCCGCATAATTGTAGTTTCCGATTGGGAGGCACATCCGGAGCAGAAACGTTGGGATCGGCTCATGGAATATCCAGATTTCACCTTTCGGCAGATCAGCCGGACGTTCTTTGGAAAAAATTCTCTGGATTCCGCGCTCTATGATTCGGCGCAGATCCTCTATCAAGAAGGGGTCCGCAAGTATTTCATCATTACAACAGATTCGGATTTCGTCCGCATTGCAGAATCTCTGAATGCGGAGGATCCTTCCTATATCATCGGCGTCGGAACGAAACAGGCGAGTGAGGATCTGCGCAACGCATACAATGAGTTCTTTGTCTATCCGCCGGAGCCAAAATCCAACAGGAGCGGGAGGAAGACCAAGAAAACAGAGCAGAATACAGAGGTGAAGACCGTGGCAAAGAAGAAATCGTCAGAGGATAAGGGGACAAAGCAGAAGCCCATTGTGGAACAGGCGGCAAAAACGGCAGAGCAGAAAAAAAACACGGGCAATTCTTCGAAGAAGACACCCATACCTGAGAAGCCTACAGAGGAGTCAACGAAAACTGCTGCCAAAGCAAAGAAAAAGCAGTCGCAGAAAGCTGCTTCTCCCGTTGAAAATACATCTGCCCCTACGATGGCTGGTTTTCTGACGGTACGGCTTCCGAAGACCCTGCGCAGTTCGTTGGAGCAGAAGATGCTTGAGGAAGAGGTCTCTCTGGACGAACTCGTGACCTATCTACTGATGCGCGGACTCGCGGCAAAATAA
- the speE gene encoding polyamine aminopropyltransferase, which produces MEFWYTEQHTPDVRFSIRVNRQLYSGQSEFQRIDVFESPEFGRFLTLDGYMMLTEKDEFIYHEMITHVPMCVHPEAENILVIGGGDGGTVRELLRYPSIRHIDLVEIDEMVVDVCREYLPSTASCLSDERVHIHYEDGLRFVRKPIDTYDLIIVDSTDPFGPGEGLFTKEFYGNCFKALKEDGIMINQHESPFYEQDAYAMQRMHQRIVHSFPFSRVYQVHIPTYPSGHWLFGFSSKNRRPVEGVDFARWKSLSIKTRYYNTQLHAAAFALPNYVEEILEDVEPQH; this is translated from the coding sequence ATGGAATTTTGGTACACAGAACAACATACGCCCGATGTGCGCTTTTCGATTCGCGTGAATCGTCAGCTTTACAGCGGACAGAGCGAGTTTCAGCGCATCGATGTGTTCGAGTCGCCCGAGTTTGGGCGATTTTTGACGCTCGACGGCTATATGATGCTGACGGAGAAGGATGAGTTCATCTATCACGAGATGATTACGCACGTTCCCATGTGCGTACATCCGGAGGCAGAGAACATCCTCGTGATTGGCGGCGGCGATGGGGGAACCGTGCGTGAACTTCTGCGCTATCCTTCCATACGCCATATCGACCTCGTGGAAATCGATGAGATGGTGGTCGATGTCTGCCGTGAATACCTGCCATCGACTGCATCATGTCTCTCGGATGAGCGCGTTCACATCCACTACGAGGACGGACTGCGTTTCGTGCGCAAACCCATCGATACATACGACCTCATTATTGTGGACTCGACGGATCCATTCGGACCGGGGGAGGGCCTTTTCACGAAGGAGTTCTATGGAAACTGCTTCAAGGCACTCAAAGAGGACGGCATCATGATCAATCAGCATGAGAGCCCGTTTTACGAGCAGGATGCCTATGCAATGCAGCGTATGCACCAGCGCATTGTCCACTCATTTCCATTCAGCCGTGTCTACCAAGTACATATACCGACCTATCCATCGGGACATTGGCTCTTCGGATTCTCGTCCAAGAACCGTCGGCCTGTCGAGGGCGTGGACTTTGCACGTTGGAAGTCGCTCAGCATAAAGACACGCTATTACAACACACAGCTGCACGCAGCTGCATTTGCCTTGCCGAACTATGTGGAGGAGATACTCGAAGATGTGGAACCGCAACATTGA
- the gatA gene encoding Asp-tRNA(Asn)/Glu-tRNA(Gln) amidotransferase subunit GatA has translation MSLYEKPAHILHDMLTRKEISARELTENVLSRMDAVENEVGAYLLENREDALAVSDRVDAKIAAGEEIPFLAGIPGAIKDNICTKGVRTTAGSKILESFVPPYDATVMTKLHDADAVILGKANLDEFAMGGSTENSAYHPTYNPWDTERVPGGSSGGSAAAVASGTAIWALGSDTGGSIRQPASFCGIVGLKPTYGRVSRYGLMAYASSLDQIGPLTRDVTDAAHLMNVIAGHDVMDSTASRADVPDYTKALQNDVKGLKIGLPKEYFISGMDSDVEASVRKAIADVEAMGAEVREISLPHTDYAVSTYYLIAPAEAATNLERYDGVSYGVRVDGEDLVDMMTRTRTEKFGAEVKRRILIGNYALSAGYYDAYYLKALKVRTLIQQDFMRAFEEVDVIMTPTAPTPAYKIGEMTSPLQMYLQDISTVPLNLAGLPGISVPCGFTAAGLPIGLQIIGRPLAEETILRAAYAYEQTHDFHTKMAPIGGKA, from the coding sequence TTGAGTCTATATGAAAAACCGGCGCATATCCTGCATGATATGCTTACGCGCAAGGAGATTAGCGCACGCGAACTGACCGAAAACGTACTTTCGCGCATGGACGCAGTCGAAAACGAAGTCGGCGCGTATCTTTTGGAAAACCGCGAGGATGCACTTGCTGTGTCAGACCGCGTGGACGCGAAGATCGCAGCGGGGGAGGAGATTCCTTTCCTCGCGGGCATTCCGGGCGCAATTAAGGATAATATCTGTACGAAGGGCGTGCGCACGACAGCAGGATCAAAGATTTTGGAGAGCTTTGTTCCGCCCTATGATGCAACGGTTATGACAAAACTGCATGATGCGGACGCTGTCATCCTTGGCAAGGCAAACCTCGACGAGTTTGCAATGGGCGGCTCGACGGAGAACTCTGCCTATCACCCGACCTATAATCCGTGGGACACGGAGCGAGTCCCCGGCGGATCGTCGGGCGGCAGTGCGGCGGCGGTTGCATCGGGGACGGCGATCTGGGCGCTTGGCAGCGATACGGGCGGCTCGATTCGTCAGCCCGCATCGTTCTGCGGCATTGTCGGTCTGAAGCCGACCTATGGGCGCGTCTCCCGCTACGGACTTATGGCGTATGCTTCCTCCCTTGATCAGATCGGTCCCCTCACACGCGATGTCACGGATGCCGCACATCTCATGAATGTCATTGCAGGGCACGATGTCATGGACTCGACGGCAAGCAGGGCAGATGTTCCGGACTATACGAAGGCATTGCAGAATGACGTAAAGGGACTCAAGATCGGTCTGCCCAAAGAATACTTCATCTCGGGAATGGACAGCGATGTCGAAGCCTCTGTCCGCAAGGCGATTGCGGATGTTGAAGCGATGGGAGCGGAAGTGCGCGAGATTTCACTCCCGCACACGGACTATGCCGTCTCGACCTACTATCTGATTGCACCCGCAGAGGCGGCGACCAACCTCGAGCGTTATGATGGTGTCAGCTACGGTGTACGCGTCGATGGGGAAGATCTCGTCGACATGATGACGCGCACGCGCACGGAAAAATTCGGTGCGGAGGTCAAACGCCGCATCCTTATCGGCAACTATGCTCTTTCTGCGGGCTACTACGATGCATACTATCTCAAGGCACTCAAGGTGCGGACGCTCATTCAGCAGGACTTCATGCGTGCCTTTGAGGAGGTCGATGTCATCATGACACCGACCGCACCGACCCCCGCCTATAAGATTGGTGAGATGACGAGCCCCCTGCAGATGTACCTGCAGGATATCTCGACCGTGCCTCTCAACCTTGCGGGGCTGCCCGGTATCTCCGTTCCCTGTGGCTTTACCGCAGCGGGACTTCCCATCGGACTGCAGATCATCGGACGTCCGCTCGCGGAGGAGACGATCCTGCGTGCGGCATATGCCTATGAGCAGACACATGATTTCCATACAAAAATGGCACCGATTGGAGGAAAGGCATGA
- a CDS encoding ABC transporter substrate-binding protein, with protein MKKLLSMALSLVLLFSAGCGGATQEKESKLAKLTIGLMPDTDSIPFIIAAERGYFVEEGIEVELVQFKSAMERDAALQSGNLDGAVSDLLAVIFARSGGFSVRATSYTDGNYNLVASGSAPISSAADLRGKEIAISRNTIIEYVTDEILAVNGMEEQNVSKVVIPQIPVRLEMLQSGNLAAAVLPEPMASVAVASGSRYITGSGDLGINPGVIVFTDSSIKDKAQSIRAMYRSYNKAVKYLNDTPHAEYIDLVMEKSGFPEPARDALELKPYRPAGLPAEKDVEEAVHWVKSKDLGGDYRYDDLVSKVLTEEK; from the coding sequence ATGAAGAAACTTCTTTCCATGGCGCTGTCCCTCGTACTCCTCTTTTCTGCAGGATGTGGAGGAGCAACGCAGGAAAAAGAGTCGAAGCTCGCAAAGTTAACCATTGGTCTGATGCCGGATACGGATTCCATTCCATTCATCATTGCTGCAGAGCGCGGATATTTTGTGGAGGAAGGCATCGAGGTCGAGCTCGTCCAATTTAAGAGTGCAATGGAGCGTGACGCCGCTCTGCAGAGCGGCAATCTCGACGGTGCTGTCTCCGACCTGCTTGCCGTCATTTTTGCGCGGTCAGGCGGCTTCTCCGTGCGTGCGACCTCTTATACAGACGGAAACTACAATCTCGTTGCTTCCGGAAGTGCCCCCATATCTTCTGCAGCAGATCTGCGGGGAAAGGAAATTGCCATCTCCCGTAATACCATTATCGAGTATGTGACGGATGAAATACTTGCCGTCAATGGTATGGAGGAGCAGAATGTCTCCAAGGTGGTCATTCCGCAGATTCCCGTACGACTTGAGATGCTGCAGAGCGGGAATCTTGCGGCGGCAGTGCTGCCGGAACCGATGGCGAGCGTTGCTGTGGCATCGGGAAGTCGCTATATTACCGGCTCGGGGGATCTCGGGATCAATCCGGGGGTGATCGTGTTTACGGACTCCTCCATCAAGGACAAGGCGCAGTCCATTCGAGCAATGTACCGTTCCTATAATAAGGCAGTCAAATATCTCAATGATACGCCGCATGCAGAATATATTGATCTTGTGATGGAAAAGAGCGGTTTCCCTGAGCCCGCACGTGATGCACTTGAATTGAAACCCTATCGTCCTGCCGGACTCCCAGCAGAAAAGGATGTTGAAGAGGCAGTACACTGGGTAAAGAGTAAGGACTTAGGTGGGGATTATCGCTATGACGATCTCGTATCCAAGGTACTCACGGAGGAGAAGTAA